A stretch of Procambarus clarkii isolate CNS0578487 chromosome 20, FALCON_Pclarkii_2.0, whole genome shotgun sequence DNA encodes these proteins:
- the LOC138366791 gene encoding LOW QUALITY PROTEIN: zinc finger protein 62-like (The sequence of the model RefSeq protein was modified relative to this genomic sequence to represent the inferred CDS: inserted 2 bases in 2 codons) has protein sequence MNSTVIHFIFKFYLSFSEGTQTEEDMDLTTDDVGVNGHRCEECGDIIQFKRDYIRHLRQKHNLRPYECDQCGKTCTSHTALEAHHKVHGLERPHRCDYCGKGFVDSSHLKTHILTHTGERPHQCQHCFKAFTQASQLKKHLTIHEENHQFKCSVCNRTFAHRDTLYTHMKTHTSNRPFICDICSLGFVTSSGLNRHRKVHKRSSDPVGGLQDELKCTVCQANFTYKRTLTKHMTTVHGDGIEVKEEDEAAGKPFSDEVSIVEQLREQLNEGYAPKTSELYDEPKQSETLESKFPTNPFKCGICEESFTDVDVLCDHYTNSHTGDQEVYCDVCSVGCATEQQLEQHKQLHIFEEQQSIIHTLPTEEFPYVCSICGKNFRKHQEFVRHQRGHTQEKXYKCDLCGAGFPLKSALDKHVLVHTGERPFKCDICLKSFRQSAALVRHKLWTHRLKNQNKCELCGKTFFTPALLRYHLDSHGDAGQSVKSRLVEISEVEEQLLEQRRGIKQEERIDLEISKDLRSEGEHNCEYCHKIFPSYVSLLTHKLTHKLSASYKCDVCHRTFREKRYLQKHKLTHKGVKSWKCDICKKAFATKLTLIRHSHVHLREALRPGPDLPFIHEEGEEGGEMIXGSTLPLILKCDECGIDFAHKSHFVRHKLLHSGTPLLKCGLCNKLFVHKSDIIRHKVMHSFMFTCDECGRNFHKRSLFIMHKKKHIDDKPFKCECGKSFSTSGNYNTHKRIHSGEKPYKCDMCDYRCSQSGRLIKHKRMHSGEKPYQCETCGKYFANHESVKIHMRIHSGERPFKCGNCGKTFINNSSLNLHMRDHIREEMFKCDICNHKFRREHHLEKHRQFHHLQQQYQNANLGLETDGNVEVHLYMCEICGRVFDKKKYLYTHHNVHSRQRSFPCSFCGKQLASRLALKNHNLIHTGEMPFKCSQCKKEFRSSSNLKRHERSHPAQDVSALRCDVCDESFYNSELLNQHKASHMQGMMIMNSGVESVTTADNSHHLYVFETVGEVGEAMDSTQQLLVDNSQQQFLVDGSQPLLVFPEGANTPYSELTEAPDPEQEQVESDNVPQPEVIMVHEKMEEHEDEERVVEKPFACDDCGKSFAKKQYLTKHKYRHREVKPHACDVCGKRFAQKFEVAVHKIKHTGERPYQCDICRKPFRSKVNLLNHKMRHTGEYPFLCSVCSKGFTTQLQLERHVSLHTGSHPYKCSICNKGYTQRTTLIKHLAKAHEILDVSQIEAMNSLENAEAVENMEGMEEVKNVDISMLSSVPEATMEGSNQATVEEAEITMDADLLANEEQQAAYSVVEVHPDYLKDYLLGGPQVVATHDMDPKLLQSILQQVRSDATTTITDGQAVVHVNAIDE, from the exons atgaaCAGTACTGTAattcactttatttttaagttTTATTTGTCATTTTCAGAAGGTACTCAGACAGAAGAGGATATGGATCTTACAACTG ATGATGTTGGTGTCAATGGTCACAGGTGTGAAGAATGTGGAGACATTATCCAATTTAAACGCGACTACATCCGTCACCTGCGTCAGAAGCATAATCTTCGGCCATATGAGTGTGATCAGTGTGGCAAGACTTGTACATCTCATACAGCTCTGGAAGCTCACCACAAAGTTCATGGATTAGAGAGGCCACATCGTTGTGATTACTGTGGAAAAGGTTTTGTTGATTCCTCTCATCTTAAAACGCATATTCTTACACACACAGGAGAGAGACCTCATCAATGCCAGCATTGCTTCAAGGCATTTACACAGGCATCACAGCTGAAAAAGCATTTAACTATTCATGAAGAAAATCATCAATTCAAGTGCTCAGTGTGTAATCGCACTTTTGCTCACCGTGATACTCTCTACACTCACATGAAAACCCATACTTCAAATCGTCCATTTATCTGTGACATTTGCAGTCTTGGTTTTGTCACTAGCAGTGGCCTCAACCGGCACAGAAAGGTTCACAAGAGATCTAGTGACCCTGTTGGAGGTCTTCAGGATGAACTTAAATGCACAGTGTGCCAAGCCAATTTCACTTACAAAAGAACGTTGACAAAGCATATGACCACTGTGCACGGGGATGGCATTGAAGTCAAAGAGGAAGATGAAGCTGCTGGGAAACCATTTTCAGATGAAGTTTCAATTGTGGAACAGCTTCGGGAACAGCTCAATGAAGGGTATGCACCTAAAACCTCTGAACTGTATGATGAACCTAAACAGTCAGAAACTCTTGAAAGCAAGTTTCCTACAAATCCATTCAAATGTGGCATATGTGAGGAATCATTCACGGATGTTGATGTGCTCTGTGATCACTACACAAATTCTCACACTGGTGATCAAGAAGTGTACTGTGATGTATGTAGTGTTGGTTGTGCTACAGAACAACAACTTGAGCAGCACAAACAGCTTCATATTTTTGAAGAACAACAATCTATAATACACACTTTGCCAACAGAGGAATTTCCTTATGTTTGTTCTATTTGTGGAAAGAACTTCAGAAAACATCAAGAATTTGTAAGGCATCAAAGAGGACATACACAAGAAA AATATAAATGCGATCTTTGTGGTGCTGGTTTTCCACTGAAGTCTGCTTTGGATAAGCATGTTTTAGTTCATACtggtgaaagaccatttaaatgtgACATTTGTTTAAAGAGTTTCCGACAAAGTGCAGCATTGGTCAGACACAAATTGTGGACTCACAGATTAAAAAACCAAAATAAGTGTGAATTATGCGGTAAAACTTTCTTTACTCCAGCCCTGCTTCGATATCACCTTGATAGCCATGGAGATGCAGGCCAGTCTGTGAAATCTCGTCTTGTAGAAATATCAGAAGTCGAGGAGCAGTTATTAGAGCAACGTCGTGGCATTAAGCAAGAAGAAAGAATAGACTTAGAAATTAGTAAAGATTTAAGGAGTGAAGGTGAGCATAATTGTGAGTACTGTCATAAGATTTTCCCATCTTATGTCTCGCTTCTCACTCACAAACTTACACATAAACTATCAGCGTCTTATAAATGTGATGTATGTCACCGTACATTTCGTGAGAAAAGGTATCTGCAAAAGCATAAATTAACCCACAAAGGAGTGAAGAGTTGGAAATGTGACATTTGTAAGAAAGCTTTTGCCACAAAACTAACTTTAATCAGACACTCTCATGTGCATCTGCGTGAAGCTCTTCGTCCTGGTCCTGATTTGCCCTTCATtcatgaggaaggagaggagggaggggagatga GTGGAAGTACACTTCCGTTAATCCTCAAGTGTGATGAATGTGGTATTGATTTTGCACATAAAAGTCACTTTGTTCGCCATAAACTTTTACACTCTGGCACTCCACTTCTAAAGTGTGGCTTGTGTAATAAATTGTTTGTGCACAAGAGTGATATAATTCGACATAAGGTCATGCATTCATTCATGTTTACCTGTGATGAGTGTGGACGAAACTTTCACAAGCGATCATTATTTATCATGCACAAGAAGAAACATATTGATGACAAGccattcaagtgtgagtgtggcaaGAGCTTTTCTACAAGTGGTAATTACAACACTCATAAGCGTATTCACAGTGGTGAAAAGCCATACAAATGTGATATGTGTGATTACAGGTGTTCACAGAGTGGCCGGCTTATAAAGCATAAAAGAATGCATAGCGGAGAAAAGCCATACCAATGTGAAACTTGTGGCAAGTACTTTGCCAATCATGAATCAGTCAAAATTCACATGAGAATTCATTCTggagaaagaccatttaaatgtgGTAACTGTGGTAAGACTTTCATAAACAACAGTAGTCTTAATCTACACATGCGGGACCACATTCGGGAGGAGATGTTTAAGTGTGATATTTGCAACCACAAATTTCGGCGAGAGCATCACCTTGAAAAGCACAGACAGTTTCATCACCTTCAACAGCAATATCAGAATGCCAATCTAGGCCTTGAGACAGATGGAAATGTAGAGGTCCATCTTTATATGTGTGAGATATGTGGTAGAGTATTTGATAAGAAGAAATACCTATATACTCATCACAATGTTCACTCACGTCAGCGTAGCTTTCCATGCAGTTTTTGTGGAAAACAACTGGCATCTCGTCTTGCACTGAAGAACCATAACTTAATTCACACTGGAGAAATGCCCTTTAAGTGTAGTCAGTGTAAAAAAGAATTCCGTAGCTCATCAAATCTAAAACGTCATGAGCGTTCACATCCTGCCCAGGATGTGAGTGCATTAAGATGTGATGTATGTGATGAGAGTTTTTATAACTCAGAGCTTTTGAATCAGCACAAAGCAAGCCATATGCAAGGCATGATGATAATGAACTCAGGAGTAGAAAGTGTAACAACAGCAGATAATTCCCATCACTTGTATGTGTTTGAAACAGTGGGAGAGGTTGGTGAGGCTATGGATTCAACCCAGCAGCTGTTAGTTGATAATAGTCAACAGCAGTTTTTAGTTGATGGTTCACAGCCACTTTTGGTCTTTCCTGAAGGAGCCAATACACCATATTCTGAGCTCACAGAGGCACCAGATCCAGAGCAAGAACAGGTTGAATCAGATAATGTACCACAACCAGAGGTTATTATGGTGCATGAAAAAATGGAAGAACATGAGGACGAGGAGAGGGTGGTTGAAAAGCCTTTTGCATGTGATGACTGTGGTAAATCTTTTGCCAAGAAACAGTATTTGACAAAGCATAAATATAGGCACAGGGAGGTTAAACCACATGCATGTGATGTGTGTGGAAAACGATTTGCACAAAAGTTTGAGGTTGCTGTACACAAAatcaaacacacaggagagcgtCCATACCAGTGTGATATATGTCGCAAACCTTTCCGTAGTAAAGTGAATCTCCTTAACCACAAAATGCGTCACACTGGAGAGTACCCATTTTTATGTTCAGTGTGTAGTAAGGGCTTCACCACACAGCTGCAGCTTGAGCGCCACGTGTCACTTCATACTGGCTCACATCCTTACAAGTGTAGTATATGTAATAAGGGCTACACTCAACGAACCACTCTGATAAAGCACTTGGCCAAGGCTCATGAAATTTTAGATGTTTCACAGATTGAAGCAATGAACTCCCTGGAAAATGCAGAAGCAGTTGAAAACATGGAGGGTATGGAAGAGGTAAAAAATGTGGATATATCTATGCTTTCTTCTGTTCCTGAGGCTACCATGGAGGGAAGCAATCAGGCCACTGTAGAAGAGGCTGAAATAACTATGGATGCTGATTTGCTAGCAAATGAAGAGCAACAGGCAGCATACTCTGTAGTGGAGGTTCACCCAGATTACCTAAAAGATTACCTGCTGGGGGGACCACAGGTGGTAGCAACTCATGACATGGACCCCAAACTCTTACAATCTATCCTTCAACAAGTTCGCAGTGATGCTACTACTACTATCACAGATGGACAAGCTGTTGTTCATGTTAATGCAATTGATGAATAA
- the LOC138366645 gene encoding LOW QUALITY PROTEIN: zinc finger protein 62-like (The sequence of the model RefSeq protein was modified relative to this genomic sequence to represent the inferred CDS: inserted 2 bases in 2 codons), with the protein MDLTTDDVGVNGHRCEECGDIIQFKRDYIRHLRQKHNLRPYECDQCGKTCTSHTALEAHHKVHGLERPHRCDYCGKGFVDSSHLKTHILTHTGERPHQCQHCFKAFTQASQLKKHLTIHEENHQFKCSVCNRTFAHRDTLYTHMKTHTSNRPFICDICSLGFVTSSGLNRHRKVHKRSSDPVGGLQDELKCTVCQANFTYKRTLTKHMTTVHGDGIEVKEEDEAAGKPFSDEVSIVEQLREQLNEGYAPKTSELYDEPKQSETLESKFPTNPFKCGICEESFTDVDVLCDHYTNSHTGDQEVYCDVCSVGCATEQQLEQHKQLHIFEEQQSIIHTLPTEEFPYVCSICGKNFRKHQEFVRHQRGHTQEKNYKCDLCGAGFPLKSALDKHVLVHTGERPFKCDICLKSFRQSAALVRHKLWTHRLKNQNKCELCGKTFFTPALLRYHLDSHGDAGQSVKSRLVEISEVEEQLLEQRRGIKQEERIDLEISKDLRSEGEHNCEYCHKIFPSYVSLLTHKLTHKLSASYKCDVCHRTFREKRYLQKHKLTHKGVKSWKCDICKKAFATKLTLIRHSHVHLREALRPGPDLPFIHEEGEEGGEMISGSTLPLILKCDECGIDFAHKSHFVRHKLLHSGTPLLKCGLCNKLFVHKSDIIRHKVMHSFMFTCDECGRNFHKRSLFIMHKKKHIDDKPFKCECGKSFSTSGNYNTHKRIHSGEKPYKCDMCDYRCSQSGRLIKHKRMHSGEKPYQCETCGKYFANHESVKIHMRIHSGERPFKCGNCGKTFINNSSLNLHMRDHIREEMXKCDICNHKFRREHHLEKHRQFHHLQQQYQNANLGLETDGNVEVHLYMCEICGRVFDKKKYLYTHHNVHSRQRSFPCSFCGKQLASRLALKNHNLIHTGEMPFKCSQCKKEFRSSSNLKRHERSHPAQDVSALRCDVCDESFYNSELLNQHKASHMQGMMIMNSGVESVTTADNSHHLYVFETVGEVGEAMDSTQQLLVDNSQQQFLVDGSQPLLVFPEGANTPYSELTEAPDPEQEQVESDNVPQPEVIMVHEKMEEHEDEERVVEKPFACDDCGKSFAKKQYLTKHKYRHREVKPHACDVCGKRFAQKXEVAVHKIKHTGERPYQCDICRKPFRSKVNLLNHKMRHTGEYPFLCSVCSKGFTTQLQLERHVSLHTGSHPYKCSICNKGYTQRTTLIKHLAKAHEILDVSQIEAMNSLENAEAVENMEGMEEVKNVDISMLSSVPEATMEGSNQATVEEAEITMDADLLANEEQQAAYSVVEVHPDYLKDYLLGGPQVVATHDMDPKLLQSILQQVRSDATTTITDGQAVVHVNAIDE; encoded by the exons ATGGATCTTACAACTG ATGATGTTGGTGTCAATGGTCACAGGTGTGAAGAATGTGGAGACATTATCCAATTTAAACGCGACTACATCCGTCACCTGCGTCAGAAGCATAATCTTCGGCCATATGAGTGTGATCAGTGTGGCAAGACTTGTACATCTCATACAGCTCTGGAAGCTCACCACAAAGTTCATGGATTAGAGAGGCCACATCGTTGTGATTACTGTGGAAAAGGTTTTGTTGATTCCTCTCATCTTAAAACGCATATTCTTACACACACAGGAGAGAGACCTCATCAATGCCAGCATTGCTTCAAGGCATTTACACAGGCATCACAGCTGAAAAAGCATTTAACTATTCATGAAGAAAATCATCAATTCAAGTGCTCAGTGTGTAATCGCACTTTTGCTCACCGTGATACTCTCTACACTCACATGAAAACCCATACTTCAAATCGTCCATTTATCTGTGACATTTGCAGTCTTGGTTTTGTCACTAGCAGTGGCCTCAACCGGCACAGAAAGGTTCACAAGAGATCTAGTGACCCTGTTGGAGGTCTTCAGGATGAACTTAAATGCACAGTGTGCCAAGCCAATTTCACTTACAAAAGAACGTTGACCAAGCATATGACCACTGTGCACGGGGATGGCATTGAAGTCAAAGAGGAAGATGAAGCTGCTGGGAAACCATTTTCAGATGAAGTTTCAATTGTGGAACAGCTTCGGGAACAGCTCAATGAAGGGTATGCACCTAAAACCTCTGAACTGTATGATGAACCTAAACAGTCAGAAACTCTTGAAAGCAAGTTTCCTACAAATCCATTCAAATGTGGCATATGTGAGGAATCATTCACGGATGTTGATGTGCTCTGTGATCACTACACAAATTCTCACACTGGTGATCAAGAAGTGTACTGTGATGTATGTAGTGTTGGTTGTGCTACAGAACAACAACTTGAGCAGCACAAACAGCTTCATATTTTTGAAGAACAACAATCTATAATACACACTTTGCCAACAGAGGAATTTCCTTATGTTTGTTCTATTTGTGGAAAGAACTTCAGAAAACATCAAGAATTTGTAAGGCATCAAAGAGGACATACACAAGAAAAGAATTATAAATGCGATCTTTGTGGTGCTGGTTTTCCACTGAAGTCTGCTTTGGATAAGCATGTTTTAGTTCATACtggtgaaagaccatttaaatgtgACATTTGTTTAAAGAGTTTCCGACAAAGTGCAGCATTGGTCAGACACAAATTGTGGACTCACAGATTAAAAAACCAAAATAAGTGTGAATTATGCGGTAAAACTTTCTTTACTCCAGCCCTGCTTCGATATCACCTTGATAGCCATGGAGATGCAGGCCAGTCTGTGAAATCTCGTCTTGTAGAAATATCAGAAGTCGAGGAGCAGTTATTAGAGCAACGTCGTGGCATTAAGCAAGAAGAAAGAATAGACTTAGAAATTAGTAAAGATTTAAGGAGTGAAGGTGAGCATAATTGTGAGTACTGTCATAAGATTTTCCCATCTTATGTCTCGCTTCTCACTCACAAACTTACACATAAACTATCAGCGTCTTATAAATGTGATGTATGTCACCGTACATTTCGTGAGAAAAGGTATCTGCAAAAGCATAAATTAACCCACAAAGGAGTGAAGAGTTGGAAATGTGACATTTGTAAGAAAGCTTTTGCCACAAAACTAACTTTAATCAGACACTCTCATGTGCATCTGCGTGAAGCTCTTCGTCCTGGTCCTGATTTGCCCTTCATtcatgaggaaggagaggagggaggggagatgaTTAGTGGAAGTACACTTCCGTTAATCCTCAAGTGTGATGAATGTGGTATTGATTTTGCACATAAAAGTCACTTTGTTCGCCATAAACTTTTACACTCTGGCACTCCACTTCTAAAGTGTGGCTTGTGTAATAAATTGTTTGTGCACAAGAGTGATATAATTCGACATAAGGTCATGCATTCATTCATGTTTACCTGTGATGAGTGTGGACGAAACTTTCACAAGCGATCATTGTTTATCATGCACAAGAAGAAACATATTGATGACAAGccattcaagtgtgagtgtggcaaGAGCTTTTCCACAAGTGGTAATTACAACACTCATAAGCGTATTCACAGTGGTGAAAAGCCATACAAATGTGATATGTGTGATTACAGGTGTTCACAGAGTGGCCGGCTTATAAAGCATAAAAGAATGCATAGCGGAGAAAAGCCATACCAATGTGAAACTTGTGGCAAGTACTTTGCCAATCATGAATCAGTCAAAATTCACATGAGAATTCATTCTggagaaagaccatttaaatgtgGTAACTGTGGTAAGACTTTCATAAACAACAGTAGTCTTAATCTACACATGCGGGACCACATTCGGGAGGAGA TTAAGTGTGATATTTGCAACCACAAATTTCGGCGAGAACATCACCTTGAAAAGCACAGACAGTTTCATCACCTTCAACAGCAATATCAGAATGCCAATCTAGGCCTTGAGACAGATGGAAATGTAGAGGTCCATCTTTATATGTGTGAGATATGTGGTAGAGTATTTGATAAGAAGAAATACCTATATACTCATCACAATGTTCACTCACGTCAGCGTAGCTTTCCATGCAGTTTTTGTGGAAAACAACTGGCATCTCGTCTTGCACTGAAGAACCATAACTTAATTCACACTGGAGAAATGCCCTTTAAGTGTAGTCAGTGTAAAAAAGAATTCCGTAGCTCATCAAATCTAAAACGTCATGAGCGTTCACATCCTGCCCAGGATGTGAGTGCATTAAGATGTGATGTATGTGATGAGAGTTTTTATAACTCAGAGCTTTTGAATCAGCACAAAGCAAGCCATATGCAAGGCATGATGATAATGAACTCAGGAGTAGAAAGTGTAACAACAGCAGATAATTCCCATCACTTGTATGTGTTTGAAACAGTGGGAGAGGTTGGTGAGGCTATGGATTCAACCCAGCAGCTGTTAGTTGATAATAGTCAACAGCAGTTTTTAGTTGATGGTTCACAGCCACTTTTGGTCTTTCCTGAAGGAGCCAATACACCATATTCTGAGCTCACAGAGGCACCAGATCCAGAGCAAGAACAGGTTGAATCAGATAATGTACCACAGCCAGAGGTTATTATGGTGCATGAAAAAATGGAAGAACATGAGGACGAGGAGAGGGTGGTTGAAAAGCCTTTTGCATGTGATGACTGTGGTAAATCTTTTGCCAAGAAACAGTATTTGACAAAGCATAAATATAGGCACAGGGAGGTTAAACCACATGCATGTGATGTGTGTGGAAAACGATTTGCACAAA TTGAGGTTGCTGTACACAAAatcaaacacacaggagagcgtCCATACCAGTGTGATATATGTCGCAAACCTTTCCGTAGTAAAGTGAATCTCCTTAACCACAAAATGCGTCACACTGGAGAGTACCCATTTTTATGTTCAGTGTGTAGTAAGGGCTTCACCACACAGCTGCAGCTTGAGCGCCACGTGTCACTTCATACTGGCTCACATCCTTACAAGTGTAGTATATGTAATAAGGGCTACACTCAACGAACCACTCTGATAAAGCACTTGGCCAAGGCTCATGAAATTTTAGATGTTTCACAGATTGAAGCAATGAACTCCCTGGAAAATGCAGAAGCAGTTGAAAACATGGAGGGTATGGAAGAGGTAAAAAATGTGGATATATCTATGCTTTCTTCTGTTCCTGAGGCTACCATGGAGGGAAGCAATCAGGCCACTGTAGAAGAGGCTGAAATAACTATGGATGCTGATTTGCTAGCAAATGAAGAGCAACAGGCAGCATACTCTGTAGTGGAGGTTCACCCAGATTACCTAAAAGATTACCTGCTGGGGGGACCACAGGTGGTAGCAACTCATGACATGGACCCCAAACTCTTACAATCTATCCTTCAACAAGTTCGCAGTGATGCTACTACTACTATCACAGATGGACAAGCTGTTGTTCATGTTAATGCAATTGATGAATAA